Genomic window (Phragmites australis chromosome 5, lpPhrAust1.1, whole genome shotgun sequence):
CGCGTCACTTGACCCAGCTGCACGCACTACTCAGCTAGATAGCGCGCCGATCGacacatgcatatgcatgcagcACACAACGACAAGCGAACGTACGTGATCCTCCCCATCTGCCGCCCGCCGCATGGGAACAAGCGAGCGCGCACGTCCGCGCCTCAATCTCCTCATCTGTTTCCGGCTCGATCGAACGTGCTTATCTGCGCCGTGCTGCACGATATAAATAGCATGCACCTGAACCTGCAGCTCATCGCCTCAGATCAGAGACCACTCCTCTTCAGTAGATCGATCGACCATGGCGTCCAAGGCTCTCTTCCTGCTCGCCCTCCTCGCGTCCGCCGCCGTGCTCGCGACCGCCGCAGAGCAAACCCGTGCGTCATATCTTCTGTAACGCTGAATTGTTATATATAATACAGTATATCTacgttcatgcatgcatgcacgtacgGGGAGCGACCGATCATGCATGTACTTGCGCGCAGATGACAACAAGGAGACCAACAACGCCGGCGTGAACGACCACGGCGAaggcggcggccatggcagcggcggaggcggatACTGCAGGCACGGCTGCTGCCGCCGCGGATACCACGGAGGCTGCCAGCAGTGCTGCAGGACCCCCGACGAGGTCCCGGAGGTGAAGAACTAGGGCCGGCCGGAGCTCCGGCGCCGCTCGCTGCCTAGCTGGAATGTTCTGAAACTTCTGAATAATCAGAACGTGTAACTAGTTAGCTAGGTAGCATCCTTACAAGTGAATAAATGTATAGTACATGCAAGTATGTATGTACGAATAAACGCATGTGTAGACGTAGGACGTGCGTCTCTCGTTGCTGGTTCGAAATAATAGCAATTGGATGTTTTCCCAGCCAGTTTTAGGTCGTCAAGAAAACCGATACAATTATTGTCATGACAATTATTTTCCTGTTGGTTTTCGTCCCATCAGAATAGCATCTAATTATCTTGGCTGCTCCGAAAAGGGACAGAATAGTACGAAAGctacaaaaaaaatttaatattgGCAAACCTATGTAAACAAAGACGATCAATTGGATGAGTGACTTATTAAGGATAGCAAGTTTTAAGTAAACTTAAAACTAGCGAACCAAGTATACTCATCTCCTACACATAACACGAACATGTGAAAGAATACAATGTTAGGTTCAGCTGTCTGTTGTTACTCCAGTTCACACGGTCCTAGTCTTCAGATTGTACCTAGCCTTTAGCTGGTAGCTTAGTGCCCGTTGTAGCTGTTAGCTTGTGAGCACGATCACCTTGCATGGCCGGTAACATCTTCCTTCTTTCCAGGATCTTGAACTGTTATATGGTGTACGCATAAATACAGTGGACCGGTACCCAGTTGAGTGCACGGGTTGcaattcttcttcctcctctgcatTTCACTTTACATGGCATCAGAGCCACCTCTTTCACCCACCATGTCCAACAACTCGTCAATCTTGTCAGGCTCCACCAACACCATGTCGAGTCTCACTACCGGTATGCTTGTGACTCCATCGTTTGGTCATCTGATCAATGTGAAGCTGAGTCAGGACAACTTTCTCCTCTGGAAAGCCCAAATGATGGTATACCTTAGAAGCCAACAATTGTCGAGCTATGTCGACGGCTCCATCAGTGCATCAGACAAGATGGTCACCACTACCACCGATGTTGGCGCTGCGCACATCTCCAACCCAGCGTACTTAATTATGGAATCCTCTCgatgagcacgattccgtacatagcccttgagaatgtccatgtaccgctcaaacgcatatatctgatgtaagaatacatgACCTAGTGCAATTATTTCATTCACAATGTGAatcaagaggtgtaccatgacattGAAAAAGGAtagagggaagcacatctcaggttggcacagagtctctgtcaactaactatgtagagcacatAGTTTTCTAGCATATATCACTTTCTATGCAATtacgttgaagaagtgacacaactgcgtgatgaccacctttatgtatcctaacttgatacccctgattgcaatatggagcatctgcgtcattatcacatgacaatcgtgagacttcataccGATTAGCTTTAAGTCTTTCAttgagactagtttcttgatgttggatgagtaactagTCGgtactctcaccccacgtaagcaatTGCACAATATCTTTTTCTCCttaggtgtcagagagtagccaCCTAGGGGAAggtaatgtttcccatttggtctgtctttagggtgtagctctggcctgattttAAAATGTACCAAGTCTTTACGTGatttgattccatcctttgtcttgctcGGTATATCCAGTAAGAgaccaaggatgctatcacccacattcttctcaacatgCATGACATCAATACTGTGGAGAACATCCAAGTCTTTCcatagggcaaatacttaaagaaaactGGCATCTTTTTTCATAGCATGCCGGTCGgagtctcacttttcttcctcttttcaccattcggtggcttcccaaaaacaaccttgatgttcTTGACAATTTCAAACACTAGTATCCCGTTACGAGGTTTTGGACCAGTACCTTGTTCACTCGTATTGTCAAAATGTTTTTTTATCTTGcggtatttttgaattttgagtaaGAACCACCGATGTCGCGTGTACACTGTCTTCTGCGATTACAAAAGGTACACAAACACGGTGTAGAGGATTTGTTCCTAACAATATGTCAAGAAAATAACGGGTCTACCCTTGTGAATAAGAGATTGAACATGAAGCAAGGCACATGTGATGTATACAAGTTCGGGccccggttggagtaataccctacgtcctgtgtggatgattatgtatatgtattcactcgagtacaggCAATGTGGCTGACCTATTATAAGAAGTAAATAGAATCTAGTTTAACTTAGGGCTAAAGTCGATAAGTTCCTTCTATGTcaaggtcttgatgcttgccttgagtaGCCGGGAAAAAGAGTCCACCCTGGGGGATCTAGGTCCCTGCCTTATTTAGGAGTGATGTATCGCTTCCTATCCATCCATAGTCGATATGGAGTCCTTCTTgtcatccaagtagataaatctgttatggatactagtcttcttgaGTTGGTTAAGCAATTGAGACCTTcttagtatacaccttctagatTCCGGGAGTATTAGGTACCAAAGATTCGGTTTCATAATATCTGGAGCTGTCAAGTATGCACACGTCATACCCCATCCctatatggtatactccttatgcgtatataccctatagttagatattcgacagtagccccctaactctactcaatAGGGAGGATTTGTGCAAGCGCCAactcgagtaccgccaagtcCAGGCCTGGTCAAGTAAAGCAGATCGAACTTACAATCGAAAGAATCAAATAAGAAGAGGCTATGttccgagtatcgagtggaaacacttttGGGTCAAGCGCCCTGTTGTTATCCGTACTCGAGACTCGATAAGGGCCAGTAATATCGACTTCTCGACATCCATCTCTGAGTAGACttaaaaaaacatttgaaatttgaaacaaaGGGTATAGGAGCATTTAATGCTTGTAGAATACATATGAGCCTACAGAGATTCACACATCGTCACCATGCCACTTTTCACGCTGATCGAAGCGCCATATTTTTTATCCGATGCGGAAACAATTTTCAAGTCTCATCTTGAAGCAAGGCCTATTTAATTATCTGAGGGGAGAACTTCACCATCATTGTCTTATCCTTGTTGCCTCCTCTGTAGTCTTTCCCTTTGAATTCATCCACCATTGTTCGCCTTCCACACAAAAGACTTCATCTTTCACATTGGatattattgcaaaaattgtcGATTGGGTGACTTTGCCTTTGGGGGGTGCTCAATACTATCTCCAACAAACTGCAGCATCTAGAAGATTTCACCTTCTTTCATTGTGTCTACTCCTCATGGTGCGAAATGCATAGGACGGTGGAATTTGCTCCTTGGATCCTGAAAGGACCATTCGTGCATGAGGATGGATTGGTGGAGGTCCATCGCCTGGGAAGTGAAGTAGTTTTCGACCTTCGTTTTTGAGGTTTAGTCAGTGACAACTGGGAGATGATTGGGGCCTCGAATAGGCTCTTGATTGTCATTGAGTGAGGGTGTCAGATCAAAGATAGATCAGTTAACCCAGTGATTGGATGGTTCTGTAAGCTCCTATTGCTTTCCTATGATGTGTTCTAGGTGAACCTAGAGGGGTTTGCAATACGCAAGGATGagaaattattcatcatcattgttctAAGGATGCCATGATTTCATCTTTAGATGACGAAGGGAGTACGCATTTATCTTATCAACAGACCACCACAGTGGTTTTAAATCTCTAGTGGTAAGTTTTAGTGGTGTATTTTGGATAAACTGGATGGAGTGGCTTCAGAGGATCCATTGGGAGTTGTGGAGACATTGGAACAATTGATGCCCGAGTTTGAGATCTGGCAACCTAGTCTGAATGGTTCTTGATTGCTCCTGGTCGATTCTCATCTGTTTACCTGAAGGTTGGTGAGCAAATTGATGATCCAACCAAGAACAATGTATTGATGCCGATTTCTCTCCACGCATTCGGTGATGATATTTTGGAGCCACTAGAATGGGATGTTGTTCCTTGGGTGCAAGAAAGATCAATTCTGTTCGGCATGACCTCCGAAGTTGTACCATCAGTACCCAAAGTTACCAACCCTGGTCGAATTCTTAGCTTTCGCAGAGTGAACTCAACTTTTGACTGGAACGATTATGACGTGCTTGAAGTTTCCTATCATGATGATGCTTCCAGTACCATAAAATCGCTTAAGGAGAATTTCAAATGGCATTCTTGTAAATGGATAGCACTAAAACTTTCTCCTTAGTCGAGTAGTAGGCTTTTTGGCATGCCTTTGTCTGATGATTGCAATGACACATTGCTGATATTTTGCCCATCTAACATGCTATTGtcactatttccttatcgatgaaatagagttagcatgaaTAAATGCAATCTTGATCCGTAGGCATGTAGACCACCTTTAAGACATATAGATCGAATATTCATTGATatctgaaaactcaactagacagCTTGTTAGATGAATGGCTCTCGAGTAACCACTCGAGACAACCGTAATAATAAGGGAAAGACTTAGTATAAAACTATAAACAGAACAAATGATagccttttgcaaactttcactaACTTGCGTGTTTAACCAGCGTTCAAACATGAGCTCGACAAAAGACACACAACATGTGATCGACTAGAACTTTAGAACCTTCTTTAGCTATTAAGCAgaagatgtctgacaatctcttatACCGTTATGCCTTATTAGGTATAGTTGCACGTCATCAACTCGGCATATGCCTCTACTGGCTCTTATCCAAAGCAGTCGATGCAAAGCCAAATAAACTTTtacaaaaaatatatgcaaaatatatgaaaagtatggtattattatgtagcccctgactctatggccgaggagaagattactcaatctaagagtagaaaaaaggacatacctgtacaATTGAAGATATGTGCTGATATAGCTCTCGACTATCTACTCAATGACGGAATTGAGTGAAGAGTAAAGCCATAAcatcgaaagtatgcgatgtagcccccgactctctgcttgatatgataatcaagacagagagtagagcatatgcatcaaaatataccTAATTTTTCCCATGTCTCTTCGCTCAATGACTGAATTCGAGTAAGAATGGAGCATAAGTATTCACACAATGTGGCTTCTGGCTCTCCGAATGGTTCGATAACAGAGACAAAGAGTGAAGCAAAAGCAGCGAATTGaaattatatgatgtagcccccagctctctactcgatgaatgaatcgagtggagagtagagcataagcataaaaaaaCGTGCGATGTAGCCCTCAGCTTTCTGGtcgatgtgataatcaagagagaaaaaagagcgtAAGCATCAACACATTACTCTCGACCACACGCTCAAGAGCGCTAGCCCCCAAGCTCATGGCTACGACTATTCCATGGTCATCAAGTAAAGTCGAACAGggggtaggtgagcattaaaaaccgACTCCCTctcgtgctcgttttcaccaTAACCCTTGATTTGACACATCACCACGAATATGTGCTCCTCTTTACAGAGATTAGATAGGTCATAATACCACAGCGACACCTCAACTTTTGGCAGACATGCTGCGTGACCTAAGCAGCCTCATTATAGCGCCTAGCGATATCAGATCTTGATGGCTACAGGTGTACAGTGCAACCCATTCCCGttgctataaatagaagggacTCGAAGCCATTTGTTTTTCACCTCATCTTACTCCTTTCTCCCTATACGCCAAGTagaacttgtagagcttgaagaaTAGTCTCTACTCCACCATCGTCTCCCAAGCCCGATCCAGAAAGTGAAGAGATAGGATCTCTCACCCCAAGGCCCCTCACCACGGTTCCTTCGGGAATGATCATTGTTTCTTCCGATGAGGAGGAATTGATCAagaggcctaagaggagaaCCAACAAAACATTCGTTGGAGGTCGCCGACCCTTTACTTCCACCTCTGGTGTCTCCTTGATGTCGACGCAGTGGAACGATTGACATGCGAGTCGGCGGCATGAGTTGTGTAGGAGGGAGATGAATATGGTAGTGATATGGATGAAATCATCGACCAGGTCACCGACGAGGTCTTTGGTGATGAGGTTCTTGATCCTATTGTGGTAGAGAGAGTACGATTGTCTTCTTCGTTGAAAACCGCCAGATCACCTTCACATCCTGCAAAGGACCACTTGGTATCGTCAGTGGCAGTCAATAGCTCCGACAGGGTCTTCACCTCGACCGCTCTCCCTGGCCCTTACATTGGCTGACGTCTAATTCCGAGGGTGATTAGCTACCGTCCGTGGGATGAGTATAGACAGTTCTTCGACTCATTCAAGGGGAAGTAGAAACTACACTGTTTGCAAGAGCTATGCGAATACTTTCTATTAACTTTGCACTAACCACACAAGTtagatgaaaaaagaaaaaatatgtaatcaAGTAGTTGGTAGAATCGAATGTAATTaacttacttgtaatttacctttttttaagaatgaaattttcggagttggtcgatattccatgagtgcttgagtatctcaccgtttggagtagataattGTATCGATCCTGGTCGagtaactttgactactatgtagggtcattcccacttaggtgataacatATGGCATTGGGCCTCTTTCTGCACCTTTCGCAGGATAAGATCCTCAGCGGTGAGTTTCCTGGGCTGGATTTTCTGACTATAGTATCTACGTAACACTTGTTGTTACTTAgctgctcgaatagatgctcgatcgcAATACCcctcgagtaaattgatgtTGTCCGCTCATAAATGCTCTTGCCCCCTCCTCCGAGTAACTTTACTCTCGcggtgatccgaactgcaactcagtcgggagcactgcctctgctccataaactaagaagaacaGAGTTTTCGGTGGCCATGTTAGTCAAAGTACGAATGGCCTATAATACCGAGGAAAGTTCTTTCACCCAGCGTTTCAAGTAAGCCTTTAGCCTATTTGTggacccgagttttgatgccctgcaagactataccattagcacgttCAAGTTGACCATTACTTtatgggtgagctactgaggtgaaacacgttttgatgccaaattaccgttatccgtaattatccgatgtggaATACCAAATCGAATAATCATGCTCCTCATGAACATCTTAGCCACTTTTGCGGTTATCTTTCCcacgggttcggcctcgatccacttagtgaacgtgttaatagccacgaataggaatttATAACCACCTTGGACCCTTGGGAATCATCCCAGGATATCTAAGCCCTAGACAGTGAAAGatcaagaaagaggaattgtttgtagagcttCGACTTGTTGAGTGATATGCCTTCTAAAAAATTggtagctctcgcactttttgacaagcttggaagcatcctggaggacagttggccaatagaatccttagcGGAAAGTTTTTTCGACCAAGGTGCGGCAAGATACATGATTACCACACTGTCtctatggatatcgagcaatattttattaccTTCTTCCTGCGTGAAGCACTTCATCAaaattctgttactccccttccAATAGAGCTTTCCGTTTAACAAAGCGTAGAGCTTgaacttacgagcaattttctctgcagacgtatcatcatcagggatgtatCGACCTTCGAGTTAGGCTTGGTACAGAGTCATCCAAGTTGGTTcgcattcgagtagtgcagcatccgtgtcaacaggttctgcctcgctgactgGACTAGACTACTGGTCGAGTTGGGCAACATCCGTTCGCCAAACTGTCGAGATAGATGGTTTCAGGAGTTCCTCAACGAAGGCTCCTACGAGTATTGGAGCTCGGGAAGAAGCGattctagcaagttcatccacacCAAAGCTGTTACTCCTCctgatgtgcgttacttctagcccttcgaacttctCCTCGATATTTCACACCTTGCTCAAGTAAGCCACCATATTGTCGTTCGAGCACTGGTattccttttgaacttggtttatgactagctgtgtgtcccctttcatgagaagtcACCTAATTCCAAGTGATGCAACTATGCGAAGCCCATTTACCAGTCCTTCGTATTGTGCAACATTGTTCAAaactttaaaatctaattgaaaaATGTACCTAAGTGCATCACCCATTGAAGATTTGAGCACAATACCAGCCCCGAAGCTCTGAAGCGTGAGCGACCTATCGAAGAAAAGCAtccagtggtcctcgaccacacttggccttgtttcttcaacggtTGTTCATTCGGTGGTGAATTCTACTAGTATCCCTGACTTCACGCTTATGCGTTATGTATATCCAACGTCGAATTCATTGAGCTCAATTGCCTATTGTGCAATTCTTCCGGTTGCCTCCCTATTCAGTTTGACATCCTTCAGCGGGCACGTTGTTACGACAgtgatcctgtgcgcttgaaAATAGTATCGTAGCTTTCGGGAAGACATCAAAACTACATATAGCAACTTTtgcacttgcgggtatcgtagcttagcatcgtgtaggacttcgctcacatagtaaataggtttctggaccttggcctttttctccaGGCACTCCCGTTCGACCACCAGGACCATGCTTACCACTATaggggtagctgcaatgtacaaaaagagctcctcttattcgttaggcggtgtaagaattaacagagacaataaatacctttttaagtcttgaAAGGCGTGCTTCGCTTCTTCCATCCTCTCAAACCGGTCATGcttcttcaacaacttgaagaaaggcatccctcactCACCCATCCTGAAAATAAATCGACTAAGAGCTGCAATGCATCCTGTTAATTTTTTAACCTCCTTCAGTAtttgaggtgaccgcatctggttgAGAGCCTCGATTTTGCGTGGATTGACCTCAATGCCTCAACTcgacaccaggaagccgagaagcttgtcGGACGGGACACTGAACGTGCACTTCTCCGTATTGAGCATCAAAAGATACTTcatgaggttgtcgaatgtctCCTTGAGATCGTCAATCAAAGCATCCCCGGTTCtcgacttgactacaatatcatcgacatatgctTCCATATTGCACCCAATTTGGGCCTGTTGATAGTTTTGAATACActtttgataagtagcaccagcgtTCTTTAAACCGaagggcatctttacatagcaaaatacaacaaaaggagtagaaaaagtagttttctcctcatcatctattcccatgctaatttggtgataccccgaataggcatctagaaaacatagcaatgtACAACCCGCCGTAGAGTCGATGATTTGGTCGATGTGTGGAAGAGAAAAAGATCTTTTGGAtgggctttgttgaggtcggtgaagtcgatgcacattctccatctaccattagctttcttgacgaggacggatttgcgagccatgtaggGTGACAAACTTCTCGAATAAAGCCCGCCTTAAGGAGTTTACTGATCTCCTCCTAGatagcttgcttcctatcctcCACAAATCTTTGTTCCTTCTACACCACAGGTTTGGAGTTCGGCtgaacagctagtcgatgctagTTCACTTCCCTAGGGACTCAAGGCATATCGAACGGTTGCCACACGAACACATCTTGGTTTACCCGGAGGAAAGTATTGAGCTTgaattcctatttagggtcaaGGTTAGCCTCAACCTTAACCATCTTGGCCAGTTCAGACGGGTCGAGGGGCATCGCCTTGATGACACCATCAGTCATCCCTAGCGTCGTCGTTAGTCTCACCCTTAGCAACATTGTTAGACTTGGAGGTGTTATCAAGACGTACAAGCTTGGAATTCTTGATCTCAATGGTGGCTTGATGTTTCTAATGCTTGGAATTCATGCCTTTAGAAGTGGTTACCgctcgactgaagtgttcgaccatgtCCAGGCTCTTCTTGTCACATTTGACCACCGCACGTTGATCTCCCATGACAGTTATGACTCCTTTGGGACccgggatcttgagtgtttggtaATCATAGTGCACCACAGCCATAAATTTGTGCAGCATTGGGTGGCCTAGGATCACGTTGTAAGTCGTCTCGAAGTTTGCAACATCGAAGGTAAGCTTCTATGTGTGGAAGTTGTCGGGTGTGCCAAAAGTAACTAGCAACTTGATCTGGCCCAGGGGCATGGTTGATGAGTTGGGGGTTATACCATGAAAAGGCTTGACTCCTCCCTTAAGATCTGATCTCTGaactcccatcttgtctagGGTCTTGGCGAAGATTAGGTTAAACGAACTACCCCCATCGACCAAAGTTTAGGCGACTTTGATGTTGAAGATAGTCAGTTGGACCACAATCGGGTATCAACTAGGGTGTGGAGCTGCAGCTGCATTGTCAACTTAATTGAAGGTGATCGGaacctctgaccacttgaggtatcgaatAGGCCCAATTAGAGCCGAATTGACCTCTCGTTCGACTGTCTTGTACTACCTTTTAGATTCATACGCGGtagatcctccgaagatgtgtgctAGACTTTGGTCAGCCTCGTGGAATTAGGGCTCATCACTGTTAACATTCGACTTGGCATGTTTGTTGTTATGCTAAGCAACAACGGCCTTAAGCTTTTTTGTCGACCTTCTTTCTGATAATATGGCATTTGTCAAAGTCGTGTTGGCTGGTCCAATGGacgggacaccactttccaccaccttgACTCAGGAatttgttgtccccagtgttgcgcaACTTGCTCCTATCTACCGCAGCTATGGTCGTATCTGGACCTTTGCGCTTGTCgccgggtttgttcttcttcctctcgttCTTCAAGGACTTGGACTTGTCCTTGCTAGATGGAGGATTTTTCGTGTGTACCTAGGCTTTCGCTCACTTTGCACACTTGTCGACCAACTTGAAGAGCTCTTTGACTGTGTGAATCTTCCGAGTAACCATCTTCCTGAACAAATCCGTGTCTCGGATGCctcgcttgaaggcgatgatgaatGACTCGTCGGAGATGTCTGAGATCATATTACGCCTATCGTTGAACTGACGAATGAAATCTCGGAGTGATTCATCCACACCTTGGTTTAGTTGATGGAGATCATTCTCCATTCTTGGtagctcgaatgtgccttgaaagttggcaatgaactgagccttcaattTGGTCCATGATAGGATCGAGTTAGGGGGtaggttcaacaaccaggacctAGCAGGTCTATCGAGCACCATCAGTAAATAATTATTGTCGTCGCTCGCTACTCGAACAATCATagtatagatctgtaaccacttgTTGGGGTTGATCCTTCCATCATACTTCTGTATTGGGCCTGCCTTGAACGAAAGCTTGTGTACAAAAGCTTCGTAGTCTCCATCGAATTCtttaggaggaggtggaggaggactaTCGCACTTATTCCTTCAAGCAGGTGAGTCACGTTGACCATCTCGTCCTTGAGATCTACAATCGTAATGATGGTGGTCATCCTCGCGGCGCTCCTCACGGCAGTTGTCTATCACTATAcgtagatcatgccgattgTGGGGAATGCGATTTCTCAGGTCTCTCTGGTTCCTACGCCTATAGATAGGGTAGTTGCAGTTGGGCCCACAAACTGATGCTCGGGTTTGATCACCTGAGCTTCCTGCCTGGGATCCCTCGACTTGGGAATACTTGCatccgtggctcctcgagccgaCATTTTGTCGATTGGGGCTTCTAGAGTTGTTAGAATTGTTCGCTCAAGTAGCTTGGATCTGGgccgcatcgagtagggtccCGACCTAgttaaccataggggttaaagGATTTACTGGATCCAACTCTAGAAGAGATCTCAGAATCAGATGGGCTCCCTGGATATTAGCATCCAGAGTGCTGAAAACATCGCTACCCAAACTTGGCTATGGTCACGACGATGCTACTCCGCGGTTGCTGTTATGAAGGAGCTCATCCCTGAATGTTTGAGCCGCTGGCGGTGGAGGTGTGCCCACCACGGAAGTCgtcgttgaagaccaggagaTATCTTACCTTCTGCGGTCCGTCGATGGAGAGTT
Coding sequences:
- the LOC133917950 gene encoding glycine-rich cell wall structural protein-like, with the protein product MASKALFLLALLASAAVLATAAEQTHDNKETNNAGVNDHGEGGGHGSGGGGYCRHGCCRRGYHGGCQQCCRTPDEVPEVKN